TCATTTTAGAATTCAAGCCTTCATATCTCGTTTCCTTTTGAAGTTTCCAATAGCTTTCTAATCTTTCAGCTGACAAAGTACCATTTTTAACTGCTTCTTGCACTGCACAATTAGGCTCATTTTTATGGGTACAGTCGTTAAATCTACATTCAGAAGCAAGCTTATCAATATCAGAAAAGGATTTTGTTAAATCCGCACTAATAATTCCAAGTTCCCTCATGCCAGGAGTGTCAATAACAACCCCCAAATTCGGCAACACCATTAGTTCACGCCTTGTAGTCGTATGTCTACCCTTATCATCATTTCTTATCCCATTTGTGCCTAGTATGCTTTCACCAAGAAGACAATTGATTAAAGTGGATTTTCCAACTCCAGATGATCCAATAAATGCAACGGTCTTACCACTAGAAAGATATTTTTTTAATGATTGGTACCCTTCATCAGATGTACTTGTTGTAACAAGCACATCTACACCTATTGCAATAGAATATATTTCGTTAAGTCTAATGTCTACTTCCTTACATAAATCTGATTTTGTGAGCACAATAACTGGTGTTGCCCCGCTATCCCAAGCAATAGCAAGGTAACGCTCTAGCCTACGAAGATTAAAATCATTGTTTAGTGACATACAAATTAATACAGTATCAATATTCGTAGCCACAACCTGAATATCTTCCTTAGAACCTGCAGTTTTACGTATAAAAGCACTTTTTCGTGGAAGTATGTGATGAATAATCCCGTTTCCTTGTAAATTATCTGTTCTATCAATCATAACAAAATCCCCAACGCTAGGGTATTCCGAATGCTCTTTAACATTATAATGAAATTTACCTGAGATCTCAGCGACAATTTCACCATTTTTCGTAATCACTTTAAACACATTTTTATATTGTGATGAAACTCGGCCAATATAAAGATCTTTATATATTTTAGAATCCTGTACAAATTTTTCAGTAAGTCCTATATTTTCCATATTAATTTTATTCAATTTTATTTCCTCCTAAAGTTTAAATCTAACCTATGGGAGGCTCTATGCACGAATTTATTTTGCACATACCTCCCCGCTTGTTACAATATCCAAGTTTTTCTTGCTATACATAAAATGAACATCTCCTTTCATTGCTTATAAAATTATTATATCATAATACTTAACAATCTAGGATTTACAGAAGGCTAATAATTTCTCACAGATTTTATCTGACATATCTTCTTGTATATTATATCTTTCATATTACATGAAAGTGAGCACAAACAAAATTAAGTCTTACAGGGAGCATATCAAAATGTCAAGTCCCTTGTGAATCTCTAAAACTTTTAGCGAGAAGCTATATGAAAAAACTGTCCCTAAGCCAGCAATACTTAGAGATAGTTTTTTATTGAATTATATTACTTTCTATGTCAATTTTATGATCTCCAAAGCGCTCCATTTCATATAGGTTGTGGGTAGATAAAATGACCGTTTTGCCTTTTGTCTTTTCTTCAAAATAATCTAGACACTTTAGATAGGTTTTCTCATCTAACTCCTTAAATGGTTCATCTAAGACAATGATATCGTAATCCGCTAAGATGGCTCTAACTATGGCAAGGCGCCTCTTCATTCCACCGCTGTATGTATACACGGGAAGGTGCCTACTATTATACAATCCTACATTTTCAAATTCCTTTAGTATTTCTTTCTCTTCTCTTTTATTACCTAATACCATGTTTATATTTTCTAATCCAGTAAAGTTTTCTAGGAGTCTGTTTTCTTGAAATACACATGAAAATCTCTTTCCTTCTATTCCTGTAATCTCCCCCCTATCGTAGCCTTCTAGACCCATAAGCATCCGTAATAGTGTCGTCTTGCCCATACCTGATGGACCAGTTATACAATTATATTTTTGAGAATAGAAGGTACAGTTATAATGATTAAAGACGACGATTTCTCCATAAGTTTTATATAGATTAGATACCTCAATTTCTACTTTCATAAGAAACTCCTTTCTCAAAGCCTTTTATGAAGCGAATAATTACTTTTTCCATAACGATACTAATACCTACGATAAATAGAGTATAGGCAAATAGAGCTGGCGTGTTCAAATAGACTTTTGAATAGTACAAGGCCTCCCCAATCGTATTGACAGGTTGTGCAAGCACTTCTCCAGAAATACCAGATTTCCATGAAAATCCTAAACTAAAGCTTACTGCTGGAAGCAAAAATTCCATAACCTTTGGTAAATAGATGTATCTAATTCTATTTCGCTTATTCATCTTAAAGACAAATGCCATCTCTAACAGTTTAGGATCTACCTGTTGAAGACCTTTTAAAGTATTGCTGTAAATATTAGGTAGTACGACTAAAAGAACTAAAACTACAGAAAGGTTTTTCGAAGTAATCCAAACTAAGAGGAGGATGATTATAGAGGCCATAGGTGTGGCTTTGATAACACTTATCAAGGGATTAATGATAAGTCGAAACAGTTTGCTCATATGAGAAAGAACAGCAAAGATCATACCAAGTGCTACACCAAGGACAAATCCCAGCACAATTCGCATTAATGAATTACTCACATTCAACCAAAAAACTTTGTCATAGATGAGCTGAATGAGCGATGTAAATACGGCAAGGGGGCTTGGTAACAGCAGTGGATTATTGATTATTGCACATACAAAATACCATATACCACCCCAAAATACAATTGGGATGGTATACATTATAACTTTATTCTTTTGCATAATAAAATTCCTCGTCAGGTAATTTTCCTCCTATGGATTGAGGATTTGCTTCATGAAGTATATCTAGATATCCTCCTAGACTTTGTACCAATTTAGAACCATCGACATAAGAAATATTGCATTTAGGTATTGCAGTTTTTGCTACACCTTCTTTTATAATTCCATATTTGTCGATTAATGCTGCAGCCTCATCTATATTGTTATTGGTAAATGCTATTGACTTTTCATATTGAGTCAAAAATTCATCAAACTGCTCCTTATTGTCTTTGAGAAACTCATCTCTAACCACAAGCACACCAGTTACGAGAGAGCTACCGTCTTCATCTTGCAATTTACTCCATTCTTCTGTCATATCAAACACCGTTCGAATACGGTCATTGTTCATCTTTGCTGATGTAATAAAAGGTTCTGGCAACACAGCTACTACATTTTCTTCACTGGATAAGATTGTAGCAACTTCAGTGGACTCAGATTTAAACTCAATGGTTACGTCTTTATTCGGAACAAGTCCATTTTGCGTTAAGAGGTAGTTTAAAACAAGCTCTGGTGCTTGACCTTTTCCTGTTGTGATTATGGTCTTTTCTTTTAAATCCTCAAAATCAGTGACAGTCTCACCATTTTCCACAATATACAAAACACCTAGTGTATTAACTGCAGCCACCTTTATTTGCCCTCCTGTTTTATTATACAAAACAGAAGCTAAATTTGCTGGTAATGCTGCAATGTCAATTTCGCCAGTTGAGATACCTGTAACGATTTCATCAGCCATTGTCACAATATTAAATTCATAAGAACTGTTTTCCTTTTCTTCTTCGTCATTTATTAATTTTACTAGGCCCATAGATGTAGGTCCCTTAAGAGAAGCGACCCTCACAGGTTCTTTTGAATCCTCAACCTCATTTACTTGTTCACCCTCCCCCTCATCACCAGGGGCAACTTTATCTGTAGAGCATGCAAACATAGAAAACCCCATGATGCAAATTAATAATACTATAAATGATTTCTTCATTTGTTTCCTCTCCTTTTATGTATTCGCAATTTTTTGTTATAGATTCACATATATCCCATAGGGCACATCTGTGAATTTTTTATTATTTCATCTTATCATATATCCAACAATATATTACAACATTTTTATAATCATTTTGCTATATGGTCTACCTATATTTAATCATAAGCTCCTGCTTAGGTGAATAGATTATCAATATAATTATTTGTGGAGGGATTTTGATGGGATATTATATTACCGTAGAATCAAATATAAAGCTTTATGTAGAAGATCTAAATCCAAAAGGTAATAAAACAATTGTATTTCTACATGGTTGGCCTGGAAGTCATGAATTATTTGAATATCAATTTGATCACCTTCCTAAAGGTGGATACAGGTGTATTGGTATAGATCAAAGAGGATTTGGTAAATCAGATAAACCGTGGACAGGGTACGATTACAATCGGTTAGCTGATGATGTTAGAGAAGTAGTTGAGAATCTGAAATTAAGTAATTTTGTTTTAGCAGGTCATTCAACTGGTGGAGCAATAGCTATTAGATATATGGTTAGGCATAATGGATATGGAGTATCTAAGCTCGCTCTTTTTGCAGCAGCAGCTCCTAGCCTTATTAAACGTCCTAATTTCCCATATGGGATTGATCGAGAAGTAGTGACCAACATCATTGAGGGAACGTATACAGATCGACCAAAAATGCTGAGTGATTTTGGAGATATTTTTTTCTTTAAATACATAACTACGCCATTTTCTTATTGGTTCTTACAATTAGGTTTACAGGCAACAGGATGGTCAACAGCTGCTATTGCAAATACCTGGTTACGTGAAGAACTATTTGGTGACTTAAAAACTATAGATGTGCCAACACTAATCATTCATGGAATTCATGATAAAGTTGTTCCATTCCAACTAGGGGAAATACAAAATCAAGGGATACGAAATTCTAAGCTCATACCGTTTTATTATAGTGGGCATGGGTCATTTTATGATCAGAAATATGAATTTAATAAAGAATTGATTGATTTTATAGAGGGATAATTCTTTAGGATAGAATCTAAGAAATACCGTATTATTCAGAAATCGATTTTATTTTAAATTCCTGTGCAAATTCTTCAGTAAACCCTACATTTTCCATATTAATACTATTCAATTTTATTTCCTTTTAAAGTCTAGATCTAACCTATGAGAGGCTCTATGCATAAATTTATTTTGCACATACCTCTCTGTTTATTGCAATATCTAATTTTTTCTTACTATACATGAAATGAACATCTCCTTAAGCATGCCAGAAGTGATTTCATAAGATAAAAAATTCTCTAACTATAAGTATCCTAGATATTTACAGTTAAATTTACCTCATTTCGCAAATATCTACCTCAAAATTTGTTGCTTTTCTAGGAAACTTTGATATAATTTTGTTAATAATATTCTTAATCATATTGGATGCTTTCTAGGCTAGAGGCCATATATGCAGATGAACTAACTGATAGGATTACGGACATTATGCCTAAGAATCTAAAAAGGTATTATATTTAAATACAATACTCAGACTGCTGGCAATAGTTTGAACCGAATGGCTAGTATGGACGTATAGGTACGGAATCATAATTACTATGAATTAAACAAAACAATTAGGAGTTCATACATAAATGATACTATAATAACTAAATAATGGGGTGCTTATCAAAATGTATAATGACATTGTTCTAGACCATTTTTCAAATCCCAGAAACACAGGGGAAATATCTAATGCTGACGGAATCGGCAAAGTAGTAAACGCATCAGATGGTGATAATATTACTATTTATATTAAAGTTATTAATAATGTATTAACAGACATAAAGTTTAAGACTTTCGGATGTGGAGCAGCAATTGCAGCAAGTAGCATGATTACGGTAATTGCAAAGGGGACAACATTAAATGAAGCTTTACTTATTACAAATGAGGATGTTGCAAATGCATTAGGAGGCCTTCCACCGGAGAAGTTAAAATGCTCTAACACTGCTGCAGATGCACTTCATAATGCTATAGTCAATTATAAGTCAAAGGGGTGATGTAATGATATTAGCTAAGGAACAAATCAGCAGATATTTAAGACATATCATTATGCCTGAAATAAGTGGTCCTGGACAAAAAAAACTTTTAGAATCAATTGTACTTGTATATGGAGAATCAATGAAGGAATTGTCTCCAATGATTTATTATTTGGCTGCCTCAGGAATAGGTAAAATATATTGTTCTCTAGATGATGAAAATAATTTTGATGATTTATTGGAAAATATTCATGATTTAAACAATGACATCGAAATTTGTCTTATTGATTCAGAACACTTAGTAGAAGAAGCAAATTTTAAGATAATATTAGGCTCTGATGACTTCTTCAGTGAAAAAATTAGTATCATGAAAGATAAGGCTTTTATTCCAACTGTTGTCGCAATTACAACTGAGTGGAAAGGCTTTTTTCAATCATTTGATGAAGAAAAGATATATAATCAATTTATTTCAATGTTTCAAAAATTCAATAAAACAAAGAAAAACGATATTAAACATAATTCCTATGGAAAATTAATTACGGATTTTATTTTGGGAACTATATGTGTTGTTGAGGGAATAAAATTATGTTTAAAATTAGATGATGTACTAAATGACTTGCTATATTTTGATATCCTTACAATGGAAGTGAATAATATTAGGCTAGATAAGATAGACATGTATATTAGGGATAATAAAGATGAGAGGATAGATATCGATTATAATGATATAAACGAAAAATTGTCTAAATCAAAGGTGCTTATAATTGGTACAGGAGGTCTAGGCTCACCTGCAGCCTTTGCACTTGCATATGCTGGTGTAGGGACAATTGGTTTGGTTGACAGTGATGTTGTTGAAATCAGCAACCTTAACAGACAGATACTTCATTCTGCTTCTAGAATAGGGATGCCAAAAGTCGAATCAGCTAAATTGTTTTTAAATGCAATTAACCCTTATATCAATATCAACACTTATAATATAGATTTTAACAAAGAAGTATCTGATATGGTAAATGATTACGATATTGTGATATCAGCCGTTGATAATATTCAAACCCGTTACCTTATTAATGATGCTTGTTACTTTGCAAAAAAAATTGATATTGAAGCAGGGGTTCTAAGGTTCCACGGCACAAATACGACTATTGTTCCTGATAAAGGGCATTGTTATAGATGTTTAACTCCGGATATTTCAACCAATGGATTATCTTGTGCTGAAACAGGAGTTCTTGGGCCTATCCCTGGAATCATGGGCTTTATACAAGCTGCTGAAGCTATTAAGTTGATTGGAGATATAGGTGTAACTCTTAAAGATAAAATACTTATGTATGATGCTTTAGACAGGGATATCACAATAATCAATGTTGACAAGAACCCTGAATGCCCCTTGTGCGGTGAACATCCAACAATTGATGAAATTAAGGAGTATAGGCTTTCCTGTAATGATAATGTACTCGATTAATCAACACTCCTCCATTTCTGCATGAATTAATTCATTTCTGTTCCTATGTTTTACTAGGCTGAGGGTTAACGCTAAATCCTAGTGGACCCTCGACCATCATTTGTATAGCAAACGATCTTCAAGTAATCTCTCTTACTTGGATTCCACCTTAGCAGCGCACGAAATGTGTCCCCTATTTGTTACTCTGATGAATTTAAACTTTCTGTAATTATAGATAATTATGCGCAATAAAAAAGGGCAAGCCCCTGATAGTTCGCTGGTATCATGTGGTCTCGTCCCAAGTGTTTGTCGTCTCTCAAATATATATACCATTTTCGGGGTTCCTTCCCACGTGTTTGTCTCATATACTATATGGCAAAGTATTCTTATATATGGAGGAATAAAGATGACAACTTTCCGTTCATTCCAAGGCACTCTTATCATGATTAACGATTTTTTTACAAGCACTGGAGAATTAATAGGATGTAATAAACTAATGACTGTTCAAAACAGCGAGGGAGATATCGTTAACTTCGTAATAACGCCAGCAACCTACTTCGTAAACCATGCACAAATGAAAATAGGATATACTGTTATAGGATTTTATGATGCAAATGCTCCCGTTCCTTTAATTTTCCCACCGCAATATCAGGCAATTGTTATGTCAAGACTTGTACCTGATATAAATGTGAAGGTAGATTATTTTGATAATCAGTTAGTAAGTAGTGACGGTACTTTAAAACTAAACCTTACACCATTTACTCAGATAATACTAGAAAATGACCAATTCTTTACTAACAACCCTGCTAATCGTAATCTAATCATTGTATACGGACCAACTACAAGAAGTATACCTGCTCAAACTACACCATATCAAATTATTGTTATATGTCCTAAAGTATAACAAAACAAAGCCTATGCTCTACTAAATATTAGTAGAGTATAGGTTACTACACCCACTTTTCCCCATCCCTAGCGAGCCGTTGATACTTGCGCTTTAATCATTGACTGCATTCCTTTTTGCGCCTTTTCTTAAACTGATACATTTTTTTATCTGCACTATAGATAACGTCATCAATGTTGTCACCTTTATAGTATCTTGAATATCCTATTGATACTAAAGGTAATTCTTTTATATCTTTACGACAGTCTGTAAGTTTATCACAAAATGCACTGTTTATAGATTCAATTCTTTCAGTATTGTGAAATAACAATACCGAAAATTCATCACCGCCAATACGGAAACAAAGCCCGTAATCACCATAAACCTCTTTTATACAATCTGCAACGCAGATTAAGCATTTATCTCCCATCTGATGCCCATAGGTATCATTTACTTCTTTAAAACGATCAATATCAAAAACCAACAACATTGCATCCCTATTAAGAGTATATATTGTATTCAGATAACTTTTATGATTTAAAAGGCCCGTTAAGCCATCAACCTGCTGCCACAGCTCATTACAGTAGATGTAGTAAATGCTAGAGAGAAGGGTGACACAAAGCCAGGTAACATGAACATCTGGATTTATAACCTGTATCGTTGTACCAAAGACTAATAGTAAGAAAATCAGATACGGTAATAGTCGATTTTTATTCTGATATTTCTTCGTCAAATGGATGATTTCAAAAAGCAGATAAACAATGCCCAACATATATATTACAAGGTACAATCCAAATAATTCTCCACGAAAGTATATATTGTCTTTACTTACACCGAATATCCAACCAAAGGGGATGGAGATCGCTAAAAATACATCGTACGCCACAAATATATAAAATAAGGCTTTTGATTTCCTAAACCCACCAATAGCAGCCCCCAGTATGAATGCGACCCAGGGAGTCAGGGCAAATCCAAGATAGTTTGAAAGTATATTTATCCACCAAAACTTCTGCGGATTCCCGTCTGCCCATACAGAAATAACTTCCATAACGGAAATGATTCCGATGAGAATAAACGATAGAATAAAACTATTCTTTTGCTTTTGTTTCATTAATGCGTTGGAATGAGCCATGACGCTCATTATCAGCAGTACAGCAAAATCAATTATGGTGATATATAATATATAGTAGACGTCCGTACTGGCTCCTCCTATTCTTAATAAGGTCCGTGTCTTATTATCAATTTATTTTTCTATGAATCAATAATTATAACGTTTTTAATTACCATACGAGATTAATTTGTATAAATCTCTATGTAACGACAACAA
The window above is part of the Alkalibaculum bacchi genome. Proteins encoded here:
- a CDS encoding iron-sulfur cluster assembly scaffold protein produces the protein MYNDIVLDHFSNPRNTGEISNADGIGKVVNASDGDNITIYIKVINNVLTDIKFKTFGCGAAIAASSMITVIAKGTTLNEALLITNEDVANALGGLPPEKLKCSNTAADALHNAIVNYKSKG
- a CDS encoding ABC transporter permease; the encoded protein is MQKNKVIMYTIPIVFWGGIWYFVCAIINNPLLLPSPLAVFTSLIQLIYDKVFWLNVSNSLMRIVLGFVLGVALGMIFAVLSHMSKLFRLIINPLISVIKATPMASIIILLLVWITSKNLSVVLVLLVVLPNIYSNTLKGLQQVDPKLLEMAFVFKMNKRNRIRYIYLPKVMEFLLPAVSFSLGFSWKSGISGEVLAQPVNTIGEALYYSKVYLNTPALFAYTLFIVGISIVMEKVIIRFIKGFEKGVSYESRN
- a CDS encoding ATP-binding cassette domain-containing protein — protein: MKVEIEVSNLYKTYGEIVVFNHYNCTFYSQKYNCITGPSGMGKTTLLRMLMGLEGYDRGEITGIEGKRFSCVFQENRLLENFTGLENINMVLGNKREEKEILKEFENVGLYNSRHLPVYTYSGGMKRRLAIVRAILADYDIIVLDEPFKELDEKTYLKCLDYFEEKTKGKTVILSTHNLYEMERFGDHKIDIESNIIQ
- a CDS encoding HesA/MoeB/ThiF family protein; its protein translation is MILAKEQISRYLRHIIMPEISGPGQKKLLESIVLVYGESMKELSPMIYYLAASGIGKIYCSLDDENNFDDLLENIHDLNNDIEICLIDSEHLVEEANFKIILGSDDFFSEKISIMKDKAFIPTVVAITTEWKGFFQSFDEEKIYNQFISMFQKFNKTKKNDIKHNSYGKLITDFILGTICVVEGIKLCLKLDDVLNDLLYFDILTMEVNNIRLDKIDMYIRDNKDERIDIDYNDINEKLSKSKVLIIGTGGLGSPAAFALAYAGVGTIGLVDSDVVEISNLNRQILHSASRIGMPKVESAKLFLNAINPYININTYNIDFNKEVSDMVNDYDIVISAVDNIQTRYLINDACYFAKKIDIEAGVLRFHGTNTTIVPDKGHCYRCLTPDISTNGLSCAETGVLGPIPGIMGFIQAAEAIKLIGDIGVTLKDKILMYDALDRDITIINVDKNPECPLCGEHPTIDEIKEYRLSCNDNVLD
- a CDS encoding alpha/beta fold hydrolase, with the translated sequence MGYYITVESNIKLYVEDLNPKGNKTIVFLHGWPGSHELFEYQFDHLPKGGYRCIGIDQRGFGKSDKPWTGYDYNRLADDVREVVENLKLSNFVLAGHSTGGAIAIRYMVRHNGYGVSKLALFAAAAPSLIKRPNFPYGIDREVVTNIIEGTYTDRPKMLSDFGDIFFFKYITTPFSYWFLQLGLQATGWSTAAIANTWLREELFGDLKTIDVPTLIIHGIHDKVVPFQLGEIQNQGIRNSKLIPFYYSGHGSFYDQKYEFNKELIDFIEG
- a CDS encoding GGDEF domain-containing protein, translated to MAHSNALMKQKQKNSFILSFILIGIISVMEVISVWADGNPQKFWWINILSNYLGFALTPWVAFILGAAIGGFRKSKALFYIFVAYDVFLAISIPFGWIFGVSKDNIYFRGELFGLYLVIYMLGIVYLLFEIIHLTKKYQNKNRLLPYLIFLLLVFGTTIQVINPDVHVTWLCVTLLSSIYYIYCNELWQQVDGLTGLLNHKSYLNTIYTLNRDAMLLVFDIDRFKEVNDTYGHQMGDKCLICVADCIKEVYGDYGLCFRIGGDEFSVLLFHNTERIESINSAFCDKLTDCRKDIKELPLVSIGYSRYYKGDNIDDVIYSADKKMYQFKKRRKKECSQ
- a CDS encoding ABC transporter substrate-binding protein; its protein translation is MKKSFIVLLICIMGFSMFACSTDKVAPGDEGEGEQVNEVEDSKEPVRVASLKGPTSMGLVKLINDEEEKENSSYEFNIVTMADEIVTGISTGEIDIAALPANLASVLYNKTGGQIKVAAVNTLGVLYIVENGETVTDFEDLKEKTIITTGKGQAPELVLNYLLTQNGLVPNKDVTIEFKSESTEVATILSSEENVVAVLPEPFITSAKMNNDRIRTVFDMTEEWSKLQDEDGSSLVTGVLVVRDEFLKDNKEQFDEFLTQYEKSIAFTNNNIDEAAALIDKYGIIKEGVAKTAIPKCNISYVDGSKLVQSLGGYLDILHEANPQSIGGKLPDEEFYYAKE
- the rsgA gene encoding ribosome small subunit-dependent GTPase A, which produces MNKINMENIGLTEKFVQDSKIYKDLYIGRVSSQYKNVFKVITKNGEIVAEISGKFHYNVKEHSEYPSVGDFVMIDRTDNLQGNGIIHHILPRKSAFIRKTAGSKEDIQVVATNIDTVLICMSLNNDFNLRRLERYLAIAWDSGATPVIVLTKSDLCKEVDIRLNEIYSIAIGVDVLVTTSTSDEGYQSLKKYLSSGKTVAFIGSSGVGKSTLINCLLGESILGTNGIRNDDKGRHTTTRRELMVLPNLGVVIDTPGMRELGIISADLTKSFSDIDKLASECRFNDCTHKNEPNCAVQEAVKNGTLSAERLESYWKLQKETRYEGLNSKMIEKEKVNEMFSGMGGMKNARKFIKEQNRKKRR